Proteins encoded within one genomic window of Acidimicrobiales bacterium:
- a CDS encoding 5'/3'-nucleotidase SurE — protein sequence MTNDDGIDAPGLHALARSLHGAGHELIVAAPLDDRSGSGASIGRLHIDEHIDVEERELAGLEGVPAWGVAGPPALCVLAARLGGFGAPPELVVSGINPGCNTGRAVLHSGTVGAALTAANFGLSGLAVSIDVNSASDEQPTWATAGELAVGALEWLLAAGAGTVVNLNVPDVPLAEVLGVGEATLAKVGTVRSAVVESGDGRLQMELRATGEVVDPASDTGMVRAGYAAVTVIQGITAVAPSDVADHTDKWLSTRSG from the coding sequence GTGACGAACGACGACGGCATCGACGCGCCGGGCCTCCACGCCCTCGCACGGTCACTCCACGGTGCCGGCCACGAGCTGATCGTTGCGGCGCCGCTCGACGACCGCAGCGGCAGCGGAGCCTCGATCGGCCGTCTGCACATCGACGAGCACATCGACGTCGAGGAACGTGAGCTGGCGGGCCTCGAAGGCGTCCCGGCCTGGGGCGTGGCGGGCCCGCCTGCGTTGTGCGTGCTGGCCGCCCGCCTCGGCGGGTTCGGTGCGCCACCCGAGCTGGTCGTGTCGGGCATCAACCCCGGCTGCAACACCGGGCGTGCCGTCCTGCATTCTGGGACGGTCGGCGCGGCGCTCACCGCCGCCAACTTCGGCCTGTCGGGCCTGGCGGTCAGCATCGACGTCAACAGTGCGAGCGACGAACAGCCGACTTGGGCCACTGCCGGCGAGCTGGCGGTCGGCGCGCTCGAGTGGCTGCTCGCGGCGGGCGCCGGCACCGTGGTCAACCTCAACGTTCCCGACGTGCCGCTGGCCGAAGTCCTCGGTGTCGGGGAAGCGACGCTGGCCAAGGTGGGTACCGTGCGGTCCGCGGTCGTCGAGTCGGGCGACGGGCGTCTGCAGATGGAGCTCCGCGCCACCGGCGAGGTGGTCGACCCCGCGTCCGACACCGGCATGGTCCGGGCCGGGTATGCCGCCGTCACGGTGATCCAAGGCATCACCGCTGTCGCGCCATCCGACGTGGCCGACCACACCGACAAGTGGCTCTCGACGCGCTCGGGCTGA
- a CDS encoding MFS transporter: protein MTAQQGWRPFTPPQKPQSRVTSAFARLAHAHLVSTSGDAALATALAGSLFFTLPTGEARGKVLLYLLFTMAPFSVVAPLIGPLVDRVRGGRRIMVIVSGIGRAVLCFVMIQHVKSLLFFPEAFGVLVLQKTYTITKPALVPSTVESDDELVEANSKLSLLSGIGSVVGAGPGALAYKIAGGAQGALVVAMLFYLATAALGLRLPKVQVASEASSHEERAELHSTSILLGGSAMGMIRGIVGFMTLFIAFAFYKKSGTPWELAVVGGSSVVGSQIGALIAPPLRRMTKEENLLMGALGAITIAGVLASLSSGVMGAMILAAIVGIAAACGKLAFDSIVQRDAPDANRGRSFARFETRFQILWVVGALIAIAPMPKEAGYLVVLFVAAVTLFSYAVGSKASEARARAVPLTGVDAAAVQLDQRMNRLAGEARERVRAAATGWRHRDQRPLPAETPLPPPTGWPVWIGDDPPPRGIDDQVGPPRPRQAALDPARADRPTSSGSPSAAPAPGPEPPTIDLGPTSTTVPFEPSPLTFPDEPSAADEPATQVAPDDDEAWPS, encoded by the coding sequence GTGACCGCGCAGCAAGGGTGGCGGCCCTTCACCCCACCGCAGAAACCCCAGTCGCGGGTGACCTCGGCGTTCGCGCGCTTGGCGCACGCGCATCTGGTGTCGACGTCGGGCGACGCGGCGTTGGCCACTGCTCTGGCCGGGTCGCTGTTCTTCACGCTGCCCACAGGCGAAGCTCGCGGCAAGGTCCTGCTGTACCTGCTGTTCACGATGGCGCCGTTCTCGGTGGTCGCGCCGCTGATCGGTCCGCTCGTCGACCGCGTGCGCGGCGGCCGCCGGATCATGGTGATCGTGAGCGGGATCGGCCGTGCGGTCCTGTGCTTCGTGATGATCCAGCACGTCAAGAGCTTGCTCTTCTTCCCCGAGGCGTTCGGCGTGCTGGTCCTGCAGAAGACCTACACGATCACGAAGCCGGCGCTCGTGCCGTCGACCGTGGAGAGCGACGACGAGCTGGTGGAGGCCAACTCCAAGCTGTCGTTGCTGTCGGGCATCGGCTCGGTGGTGGGGGCAGGTCCCGGCGCGCTCGCGTACAAGATCGCGGGTGGCGCGCAAGGGGCGCTGGTGGTGGCCATGCTGTTCTACCTGGCCACCGCGGCGCTCGGCCTGCGCCTGCCGAAGGTGCAGGTCGCGTCGGAGGCGTCGAGCCACGAGGAGCGCGCCGAGCTGCACAGCACGTCGATCCTGCTCGGCGGCTCGGCCATGGGGATGATCCGCGGGATCGTCGGGTTCATGACGCTGTTCATCGCGTTCGCGTTCTACAAGAAGAGCGGGACGCCGTGGGAGCTCGCCGTGGTTGGTGGCTCGTCGGTGGTCGGCAGCCAGATCGGTGCGCTCATCGCACCGCCGTTGCGCCGCATGACCAAGGAGGAGAACCTCCTGATGGGAGCGCTGGGTGCCATCACCATCGCCGGCGTGTTGGCCAGCCTGAGCAGCGGCGTCATGGGCGCGATGATCCTGGCGGCGATCGTCGGCATCGCGGCAGCGTGCGGGAAGTTGGCGTTCGACTCGATCGTCCAGCGCGACGCGCCGGACGCCAACCGCGGCCGGTCGTTCGCCCGCTTCGAGACGCGCTTCCAGATCCTGTGGGTGGTCGGCGCGCTGATCGCGATCGCGCCGATGCCGAAGGAAGCCGGCTATCTGGTGGTGTTGTTCGTGGCCGCCGTGACGCTGTTCTCCTACGCAGTGGGCTCCAAGGCGTCCGAGGCCCGCGCCCGCGCCGTGCCGCTCACCGGCGTCGACGCGGCGGCCGTCCAACTCGACCAGCGCATGAACCGGCTGGCCGGCGAGGCAAGAGAGCGGGTGCGCGCGGCCGCGACGGGGTGGCGCCACCGCGATCAGCGCCCGCTGCCCGCCGAGACGCCATTGCCGCCACCGACCGGCTGGCCCGTCTGGATCGGCGACGACCCGCCGCCGCGCGGCATCGACGACCAAGTGGGCCCGCCGCGGCCGCGGCAGGCCGCGCTCGATCCGGCGAGAGCCGATCGTCCGACCAGCAGCGGGTCACCGTCCGCCGCGCCCGCGCCCGGTCCCGAGCCGCCCACGATCGACCTCGGCCCGACCTCGACGACGGTGCCGTTCGAGCCGTCGCCGCTGACGTTTCCCGACGAGCCCTCCGCCGCCGACGAGCCGGCCACGCAAGTCGCGCCCGACGACGACGAAGCCTGGCCTTCCTGA
- a CDS encoding ATP-binding protein, producing the protein MALDALGLTATPLVALGATGEVVIVVVAAAALVVVSAVLSARARARAAHAVQRRLEDLADRIDARPAVGSGLGGQLDRLESAIDASAFGAARRAEAVLIRALDAIPQGVVLFARDGSQMVQNRAAVAFLDVRQGGPELDQTMWGLLRPGFAGDQSSRTVDVEGPPRRTYLLTALPLRPNVDSPADGPVAPPTGGLAPLAGPQASVEGVAIVIDDISERSRVENLRRDFVANISHELKTPVGALGLLAETLLDETTASGTAAGLDATSTAVVQRLAGRVHHEALRIGRTIDDLLELSRIEGGEPSSKERIPVVQLLADAADRVRPAADLREVAIEVSCRPPRFEVLGDRRQLVSALSNLLDNAIKYSDPGSAVQLEGSLGDRFVELSVVDHGVGIPQPHLDRVFERFYRVDEARSRDTGGTGLGLAIVRHVIHNHRGEVDVTSVEGKGSRFTLRLPRADAAPVDHTDAAALGDLDGLPSPRQESS; encoded by the coding sequence GTGGCTCTCGACGCGCTCGGGCTGACCGCCACGCCGCTGGTCGCGCTGGGAGCGACCGGCGAGGTCGTCATCGTCGTGGTGGCCGCGGCCGCGCTCGTCGTCGTCTCTGCCGTCCTCTCTGCTCGGGCGCGAGCCCGCGCTGCCCACGCCGTGCAACGGCGGCTCGAGGATCTCGCCGATCGAATCGACGCCCGACCGGCTGTCGGGTCCGGTCTGGGCGGCCAGCTCGACCGGCTCGAATCCGCGATCGACGCCTCGGCGTTCGGCGCGGCGCGGCGTGCCGAAGCCGTGCTCATCCGCGCGCTCGACGCCATCCCGCAAGGCGTCGTGCTCTTCGCCCGCGACGGTAGCCAGATGGTGCAGAACCGGGCGGCGGTCGCGTTCCTCGACGTGCGCCAAGGCGGCCCAGAGCTCGACCAGACGATGTGGGGTCTGCTGCGACCGGGGTTCGCCGGTGACCAGAGCAGCCGAACGGTCGACGTCGAGGGCCCACCGCGCCGGACGTACCTCCTCACTGCGCTGCCACTGCGGCCCAACGTCGACAGCCCAGCCGATGGGCCTGTCGCACCGCCGACCGGTGGGCTGGCGCCGCTCGCCGGTCCGCAAGCCTCGGTCGAGGGCGTCGCGATCGTCATCGACGACATCTCCGAGCGGAGCCGGGTGGAGAACCTCCGGCGCGACTTCGTGGCGAACATCAGCCACGAGCTCAAGACGCCGGTCGGCGCGCTCGGGTTGCTCGCCGAGACGCTGCTCGACGAGACGACCGCGAGCGGCACGGCCGCGGGTCTCGACGCAACCTCGACTGCGGTGGTGCAGCGGTTGGCGGGCCGGGTGCACCACGAGGCGCTGCGCATCGGCCGCACGATCGACGACCTGCTGGAGCTGAGTCGCATCGAGGGCGGGGAGCCGTCGTCGAAGGAGCGGATCCCGGTCGTGCAACTGCTCGCCGACGCCGCCGATCGGGTGCGGCCAGCGGCCGATCTGCGTGAAGTCGCCATCGAGGTGAGCTGCCGGCCGCCCCGCTTCGAGGTCCTTGGCGACCGCCGCCAGCTCGTGTCGGCGTTGTCCAACTTGCTCGACAACGCCATCAAGTACTCCGACCCGGGGTCCGCCGTGCAGCTCGAAGGTTCGCTCGGCGACCGGTTCGTCGAGTTGTCCGTCGTCGACCACGGCGTCGGCATCCCGCAACCCCACCTGGACCGGGTCTTTGAGCGCTTCTACCGAGTCGACGAAGCCCGCAGCCGCGACACCGGTGGCACGGGCCTCGGTTTGGCGATCGTGCGCCACGTGATCCACAACCACCGTGGTGAAGTCGACGTCACGTCGGTCGAGGGGAAGGGGTCGCGGTTCACGTTGCGGCTTCCCCGCGCCGATGCGGCGCCGGTCGACCACACCGATGCGGCTGCGCTCGGCGACCTCGACGGTCTGCCGTCCCCCCGACAGGAGTCGTCATGA
- the pstB gene encoding phosphate ABC transporter ATP-binding protein PstB, whose protein sequence is MPNHALTTPDVASETTTGTPLRPVAPAGATEGRVAGYDSPDGIHGTDAVFEVEGLDVHYGSHLALGGVNMRIARNEITALIGPSGCGKSTFLRCFNRMNDLIEGCRVDGKVGYHGVDLYGTDVSPVEVRRRIGMVFQKPVPFPRSVYDNVAYGLRIAGMRDGLDDRVEEALTRAALWEEVKDRLKKSALGLSGGQQQRLCIARAIAVEPEVLLMDEPCSALDPIATARIEDLMRELREQFTIVIVTHNMQQAARCSDRTAFFTTSVNPTSDLRTGALVEYDRTEKIFANPDDERTEQYVTGRFG, encoded by the coding sequence ATGCCGAACCACGCCCTCACCACGCCCGATGTCGCCAGCGAGACCACCACCGGCACGCCGTTGCGGCCGGTCGCTCCGGCAGGGGCCACCGAGGGCCGCGTCGCGGGCTACGACAGCCCCGACGGGATCCACGGCACCGACGCGGTCTTCGAGGTCGAGGGGCTCGACGTGCACTACGGCAGCCACCTCGCGCTCGGCGGGGTGAACATGCGGATCGCTCGCAACGAGATCACCGCGTTGATCGGCCCGTCGGGTTGTGGCAAGTCGACGTTCCTGCGTTGCTTCAACCGCATGAACGACCTCATCGAAGGCTGCCGAGTCGACGGCAAGGTCGGTTACCACGGTGTCGACCTCTACGGCACCGACGTGTCACCGGTCGAGGTGCGCCGGCGGATCGGCATGGTCTTCCAAAAGCCCGTGCCGTTTCCCCGTTCGGTGTACGACAACGTGGCGTATGGCCTCCGGATCGCCGGGATGCGCGACGGCCTCGACGATCGCGTCGAGGAAGCGCTGACCCGGGCCGCGTTGTGGGAGGAGGTCAAGGACCGGCTGAAGAAGTCGGCCCTCGGCTTGTCGGGCGGTCAGCAGCAGCGGCTCTGCATCGCTCGGGCGATCGCGGTGGAGCCCGAGGTCCTGCTCATGGACGAGCCCTGCTCGGCGCTCGACCCGATCGCCACCGCCCGCATCGAGGACCTCATGCGCGAGCTGCGAGAGCAGTTCACGATCGTGATCGTCACCCACAACATGCAACAAGCCGCGCGCTGCTCCGACCGCACGGCGTTCTTCACCACGTCGGTGAACCCCACCAGCGACCTGCGAACCGGTGCGCTCGTCGAGTACGACCGCACCGAGAAGATCTTCGCCAACCCTGATGACGAGCGGACCGAGCAGTACGTCACCGGGCGGTTCGGGTGA
- a CDS encoding zinc-dependent metalloprotease yields the protein MSDAGPPGGDPFKGMPFFGDLMKMIGQQGPVAWDAASQLAITIATEGEFEPNVDPLERIRLEQLGRVAELQVTSLTGLDTLVAGRSVEIVPVTRTMWVVDTIEAWKPLFSNLATALGSPHAGGATPDAGPLTPASPDPEAWLGELLQALNPMLLGMTAGSMVGHLARRSFGVYDLPIPRKASHEVQVVPAGIDAFAAEWSIDADDLRLWVLLHELTHHAVLNVPHVRTRLEGLLASYAAGFRADPSAFTSRLGDLDPAQLQGGFDMAELFGDPEMLLGAVQSPEQRDLIPQIEATVAVVVGYVDHVMDHIGANLISSYGMVTEAMRRRRVEASEADRFVERLLGLHLTQDRYDRAASFVDGVVERAGFGALERLWADERDLPTPAEVDAPGLWLARIDLPDD from the coding sequence GTGAGTGACGCCGGTCCACCAGGCGGCGATCCGTTCAAGGGGATGCCGTTCTTCGGTGACCTGATGAAGATGATCGGCCAGCAGGGCCCGGTCGCCTGGGACGCCGCGTCGCAGCTCGCGATCACCATCGCCACCGAAGGCGAGTTCGAGCCGAACGTCGATCCGCTCGAACGGATCCGGCTCGAACAGCTCGGCCGGGTGGCGGAGCTGCAGGTCACGTCGCTCACCGGGCTCGATACGCTCGTGGCCGGCCGCTCGGTCGAGATCGTTCCCGTGACACGGACGATGTGGGTGGTCGACACGATCGAAGCCTGGAAGCCCCTCTTTTCGAACTTGGCCACCGCGCTCGGATCGCCGCATGCGGGCGGCGCCACCCCCGACGCCGGCCCCCTGACCCCGGCGTCGCCGGATCCCGAGGCGTGGCTCGGCGAGCTGCTCCAGGCGCTGAACCCGATGCTGCTCGGCATGACCGCCGGGTCGATGGTCGGCCACCTCGCGCGGCGCAGCTTCGGCGTGTACGACCTTCCGATCCCGCGCAAGGCCAGCCACGAAGTGCAGGTCGTGCCGGCCGGCATCGATGCGTTCGCCGCCGAGTGGAGCATCGACGCCGACGACCTTCGCTTGTGGGTGCTGCTGCACGAGCTCACCCACCACGCCGTGCTCAACGTCCCGCATGTGCGCACCCGGCTCGAAGGCCTGCTCGCCTCGTACGCGGCAGGGTTCCGGGCTGACCCCTCCGCGTTCACGTCGCGCCTCGGCGACCTCGACCCCGCCCAGTTGCAGGGTGGGTTCGACATGGCCGAGCTGTTCGGCGACCCCGAGATGCTCCTCGGCGCCGTGCAGTCGCCCGAGCAGCGCGATCTGATCCCCCAGATCGAGGCCACCGTGGCAGTGGTCGTCGGCTACGTCGACCACGTCATGGACCACATCGGCGCCAACTTGATCAGCAGCTACGGGATGGTCACCGAAGCCATGCGCCGGCGCCGGGTGGAGGCCAGCGAGGCCGACCGCTTCGTGGAACGGCTCCTCGGGCTGCACCTGACCCAAGACCGCTACGACCGCGCCGCCAGCTTCGTCGACGGGGTGGTGGAGCGAGCCGGGTTCGGGGCGCTCGAGCGGCTCTGGGCCGACGAGCGCGACTTGCCGACGCCAGCCGAGGTCGATGCGCCCGGCCTTTGGCTCGCCCGCATCGATCTGCCGGACGACTGA
- a CDS encoding response regulator transcription factor, producing the protein MSDQPQTTVLLVEDEDSYVDALLVGLKREGFRVQVARDGAEALDVFDAVAPDLVLLDVMLPVVSGIDVCRELRRRSKVPIIMVTAKSSEIDTVVGLEVGADDYVTKPYRLREVVARMRAVLRRSPGDSREEPRDGEVLQVGDVSLDPGRHEVVIRGAEVALPLKEFELLTLLLENAGRVLTRETLIDRVWGLDYVGDTKTLDVHIKRLRAKVEEDPSNPQRIVTIRGVGYKFERPRA; encoded by the coding sequence ATGAGCGACCAACCACAGACCACTGTCCTGCTCGTCGAAGACGAGGACTCGTACGTCGACGCACTGCTGGTCGGCCTCAAGCGCGAGGGCTTCCGCGTGCAGGTCGCCCGCGACGGCGCGGAAGCCCTCGATGTGTTCGACGCGGTCGCGCCCGATCTCGTGCTGCTCGACGTGATGCTCCCCGTCGTGTCCGGCATCGACGTGTGCCGCGAGCTGCGACGTCGCTCGAAAGTGCCGATCATCATGGTCACCGCCAAGTCGTCGGAGATCGACACGGTGGTCGGGCTCGAAGTCGGTGCCGACGACTACGTCACCAAGCCCTACCGGCTGCGCGAGGTCGTGGCTCGCATGCGTGCGGTGCTGCGCAGGTCGCCGGGCGACAGTCGTGAGGAGCCCCGCGACGGTGAGGTCCTGCAGGTCGGCGACGTCTCACTCGACCCCGGCCGCCACGAGGTCGTGATCCGGGGTGCCGAGGTCGCCTTGCCGCTCAAGGAGTTCGAGCTGCTCACGCTGTTGCTCGAGAACGCCGGGCGGGTGCTCACCCGTGAGACGTTGATCGACCGGGTCTGGGGTCTCGACTACGTCGGGGACACGAAGACCCTCGACGTGCACATCAAGCGGCTGCGGGCCAAGGTCGAAGAAGATCCGTCGAACCCCCAGCGCATCGTCACCATTCGGGGAGTCGGCTACAAGTTCGAGCGGCCACGAGCCTGA
- the phoU gene encoding phosphate signaling complex protein PhoU produces the protein MTDGLPDLESELSLVVREVQQLAAMVIESTATATAVLRRLDLDEARAVIERDDEVDALALSLEDRCTRLLTLQAPVARDLRSTVAALWIVADFERCGDLAVNLAKAARRLLHTPLSDRLARLLDRMGTEAVGLLQVASTAYATRDASMAAALPDLDDVLDRLHREWLEAIFEAHRDGCLGVEAGVQLALVGRYYERLGDHAVNVGNRIVYLATGWLPEHTGAARRDARNRLRGSDGADRGEHGAQWHREPPTDEQG, from the coding sequence GTGACCGACGGCCTGCCCGACCTCGAGTCGGAGCTGTCGCTCGTCGTCCGTGAGGTCCAACAGCTGGCGGCGATGGTCATCGAGTCCACCGCCACCGCCACCGCGGTCCTGCGACGGCTCGACCTCGACGAGGCCCGCGCAGTGATCGAGCGCGACGACGAGGTCGACGCGCTCGCTCTGTCGCTCGAGGACCGCTGCACCCGTCTCCTCACGCTCCAGGCGCCGGTGGCACGCGACTTGCGGTCGACGGTGGCCGCGTTGTGGATCGTGGCCGACTTCGAGCGCTGCGGCGACTTGGCGGTGAACCTCGCCAAGGCGGCCCGCCGGCTCCTGCACACGCCCCTCAGCGATCGCCTCGCTCGGCTGCTCGACCGCATGGGTACCGAGGCGGTCGGCTTGTTGCAGGTGGCGTCCACCGCCTACGCCACGCGCGACGCCAGCATGGCGGCGGCCCTTCCCGATCTCGACGATGTGCTCGACCGGTTGCACCGCGAGTGGCTCGAAGCGATCTTCGAGGCGCACCGGGATGGCTGCCTGGGCGTCGAGGCGGGGGTGCAGCTGGCACTCGTCGGTCGGTATTACGAGCGGCTCGGCGACCATGCCGTGAACGTCGGCAACCGGATCGTGTACCTCGCCACCGGATGGCTCCCCGAACACACTGGGGCCGCTCGCCGGGACGCCCGCAACCGCCTGCGCGGATCTGATGGGGCCGATCGGGGTGAACATGGCGCACAATGGCACCGTGAACCACCCACCGACGAACAGGGCTGA